Proteins encoded by one window of uncultured Draconibacterium sp.:
- the thiL gene encoding thiamine-phosphate kinase, translating to MSKERKQTNISELGEFGLIDRLTKAIKIKNESTVKGVGDDAAILDFNEKQVVVTSDLLTEVVHFNLMYVPLKHLGYKAVVVNLSDVFAMNAIPKQVIVSMAVSGKFSVEALEDLYEGIHLACEQYNVDLVGGDTTSSLTGLTLSITAIGEVEKDDIVMRSGAQPNDILCVSGDLGGAYMGLQLLERENEVFKVNENMQPQLEGYDYILERQLKPEARGDIIAAFKRLGIKPTSMIDISDGLSSEIMHLCKNSGVGCSLFEDKIPMDYQTKQMAEELSINPIVAALNGGEDYELLFTLPLDDYDKIKNDPDFTVIGHMTDAGEGINLQTTGGSSIPLEAQGWNHGK from the coding sequence ATGAGTAAAGAAAGAAAACAAACGAATATTTCTGAGCTGGGAGAATTTGGTTTAATCGACCGATTGACAAAAGCAATAAAGATAAAAAACGAGAGCACGGTTAAAGGAGTTGGCGACGATGCTGCGATTCTTGATTTTAACGAAAAACAAGTGGTTGTTACCTCTGATCTGTTAACCGAGGTCGTTCATTTTAACCTGATGTACGTTCCGTTGAAACACCTTGGTTACAAGGCGGTGGTAGTGAATTTGTCAGACGTTTTTGCCATGAATGCAATACCAAAACAGGTGATCGTAAGTATGGCGGTTTCCGGAAAGTTTTCGGTGGAAGCTTTGGAAGATCTGTACGAAGGAATTCACCTGGCTTGCGAGCAGTACAATGTGGATTTAGTTGGTGGCGACACTACCAGCTCGTTAACCGGACTGACGTTAAGTATTACAGCCATTGGTGAAGTTGAAAAAGATGACATTGTGATGCGTAGCGGAGCTCAGCCAAACGATATTTTGTGTGTGTCGGGCGATTTGGGTGGCGCTTACATGGGGCTTCAGTTGCTTGAACGCGAAAATGAAGTTTTTAAAGTGAACGAAAACATGCAGCCACAACTGGAGGGGTACGATTATATTCTCGAACGTCAGTTAAAGCCTGAGGCGAGGGGAGATATTATTGCAGCATTTAAGAGACTGGGTATAAAACCTACATCAATGATCGATATTTCGGATGGATTGTCGTCGGAAATTATGCACTTGTGCAAAAACTCAGGAGTTGGTTGCAGTTTATTTGAGGACAAAATACCCATGGACTACCAGACCAAACAAATGGCCGAAGAGTTAAGCATTAATCCTATTGTGGCGGCCTTGAACGGTGGAGAAGATTACGAACTTTTATTTACGCTACCACTCGATGATTACGATAAGATAAAAAATGATCCCGATTTCACGGTCATTGGACATATGACGGATGCGGGAGAAGGTATAAATCTTCAAACAACAGGAGGTTCAAGTATTCCATTGGAAGCCCAGGGTTGGAATCACGGAAAATAA
- the sufB gene encoding Fe-S cluster assembly protein SufB: MEEQDKILNDVTQGEYKYGFVTDIETEIIEKGLNEDVIRLISAKKEEPEFMLNFRLEAFKKWQKMKMPNWAYLKIPPIDFQEISYYAAPKKGPKYESLDEVDPELLDTFNKLGIPLEEQKQLAGVAVDAVIDSVSVKTTFKETLAEKGIIFCSFSEAVKDHPDLVKKYLGQAVPVADNYFAALNSAVFSDGSFCYIPKGVRCPMELSTYFRINAANTGQFERTLIVADDDSYVSYLEGCTAPMRDENQLHAAVVEIITLDRAEVKYSTVQNWYPGDKNGKGGIYNFVTKRGVCRGESSKISWTQVETGSAITWKYPSCILMGDNSVGEFNSVAVTNNHQQADTGSKMIHIGRNTKSTIISKGISAGKSENSYRGLVKVMPKAKNSRNFSQCDSLLLNDTCGAHTFPYIEVGNKSSVVEHEATTSKIGEDQIFYCNQRGIDTETAIGMIVNGYAKEVLNKLPMEFAVEAQKLLQISLEGSVG, encoded by the coding sequence ATGGAAGAACAAGATAAAATATTGAATGACGTAACGCAAGGCGAATACAAATACGGTTTTGTTACCGATATTGAAACCGAAATTATTGAAAAAGGCCTTAATGAAGACGTGATTCGTTTGATATCTGCCAAAAAGGAAGAACCGGAATTCATGTTGAATTTCAGGTTGGAAGCCTTTAAAAAATGGCAGAAGATGAAAATGCCAAACTGGGCTTACTTAAAAATTCCGCCCATCGATTTTCAGGAAATAAGTTATTACGCGGCCCCAAAAAAAGGTCCTAAATATGAAAGTCTGGATGAAGTTGATCCGGAGTTGCTGGACACTTTCAACAAGTTAGGAATTCCGCTGGAAGAGCAGAAACAACTGGCAGGTGTTGCCGTTGATGCTGTAATCGACTCGGTTTCGGTAAAAACAACGTTTAAAGAGACATTAGCAGAAAAAGGAATCATCTTCTGTTCGTTCTCAGAGGCAGTAAAAGATCACCCCGATTTAGTAAAAAAATACCTGGGGCAGGCCGTTCCTGTAGCCGACAACTATTTTGCAGCTCTTAACTCGGCAGTTTTTAGCGATGGCTCGTTCTGCTACATCCCAAAAGGCGTTCGTTGCCCGATGGAGCTGTCAACTTATTTTAGAATAAACGCAGCCAACACCGGACAGTTTGAGCGCACACTAATTGTTGCCGACGACGATAGTTACGTAAGTTACCTCGAAGGTTGTACCGCTCCAATGCGCGACGAAAATCAGTTGCACGCAGCAGTTGTTGAAATTATCACACTCGACCGTGCTGAGGTAAAATATTCAACCGTACAAAACTGGTATCCGGGCGATAAAAACGGAAAAGGCGGTATTTACAACTTCGTTACAAAACGTGGTGTTTGCCGTGGCGAATCGTCAAAAATTAGCTGGACACAAGTTGAAACCGGATCAGCAATAACCTGGAAATATCCAAGTTGTATTCTGATGGGCGACAATTCAGTTGGCGAGTTCAACTCGGTTGCCGTAACTAACAATCATCAGCAGGCCGATACCGGGTCTAAGATGATCCACATCGGGCGTAACACCAAATCAACCATTATATCGAAAGGTATTTCGGCCGGTAAAAGTGAAAACTCGTACCGCGGGTTGGTAAAAGTTATGCCTAAAGCAAAAAACTCTCGAAACTTCTCGCAGTGTGATTCACTGCTGTTGAACGACACTTGCGGTGCGCATACTTTCCCATACATCGAAGTGGGGAATAAATCGTCGGTTGTGGAGCACGAGGCAACAACATCGAAAATTGGCGAAGACCAAATTTTCTATTGCAACCAGCGTGGAATCGACACAGAAACCGCAATTGGAATGATTGTGAACGGTTATGCAAAAGAAGTGCTGAACAAACTTCCGATGGAGTTTGCCGTTGAAGCACAAAAACTGCTGCAAATCAGTCTTGAAGGTAGTGTAGGATAA
- the lpxA gene encoding acyl-ACP--UDP-N-acetylglucosamine O-acyltransferase: MKQPLAYVHPDAKVADNVVIEPFVSIDHDVIIGEGTRIGSGVTILPGTRIGKNCNIFPGAVIGAVPQDLKFKGEYSTVEIGDNNTIREFVTVNRGTSAKGKTVIGDNNLLMAYVHVAHDCKVGSNIILVNNVQLAGEVQVDDWAILGGMSAVHQFVRIGSHVMISGGSLVRKDVPPFIKAGREPLSYVGINSIGLRRRQYNNEKIREVQDIYRYIYQKGLNTAQAVEIIEAEMPATPERDEVLLFVKDSKRGIIRGYFPD, encoded by the coding sequence ATGAAACAACCATTAGCTTATGTCCATCCCGACGCAAAAGTTGCCGATAACGTTGTTATCGAGCCTTTTGTATCAATCGATCATGATGTAATAATCGGCGAAGGGACAAGAATTGGTTCAGGGGTAACTATTTTACCAGGAACAAGAATTGGAAAAAACTGTAATATTTTTCCGGGTGCCGTAATCGGAGCTGTTCCTCAAGACCTGAAGTTTAAAGGTGAATATTCTACTGTTGAAATTGGAGACAACAATACAATCAGAGAATTTGTAACCGTAAACAGAGGTACCTCAGCAAAAGGGAAAACCGTAATTGGCGATAACAACTTGCTGATGGCTTATGTACACGTTGCCCACGATTGTAAAGTTGGGAGCAACATTATTTTAGTTAATAATGTACAGTTGGCCGGTGAAGTACAGGTTGACGACTGGGCCATCCTTGGTGGTATGTCTGCCGTACACCAGTTTGTGAGAATTGGATCGCACGTAATGATTTCGGGTGGATCGTTGGTTCGTAAAGACGTTCCTCCGTTTATTAAAGCAGGTCGCGAACCACTTTCATATGTTGGAATCAACTCAATTGGCTTGCGTCGCCGTCAGTACAACAACGAAAAAATTCGTGAAGTACAGGATATTTACCGTTACATCTACCAAAAAGGATTGAACACCGCACAGGCAGTTGAAATTATTGAAGCAGAAATGCCTGCAACTCCTGAACGCGACGAAGTTTTACTTTTCGTAAAAGACTCGAAACGTGGTATTATTCGTGGTTATTTCCCCGATTAA
- the lpxD gene encoding UDP-3-O-(3-hydroxymyristoyl)glucosamine N-acyltransferase: MDFKATDIASFLNGEIVGDGDVKVSNVSKIEDGKPGTLAFLANPKYEHYIYETQASAVLVNKSFIPKEAISATLIKVDDAYQAFASLLDLYVQAKASMKQGIEQPSFIAQSATVGEDGYIGAFAYIGNNAKIGNNVKIYPQVHVGDNVKIGDNCILYPGAKIYDDCVIGNRCIIHSGAVIGADGFGFAPQEDGTYKKIHQIGNAVLEDDVEIGANTTIDCGTMESTIIRKGVKLDNLIQVAHNVEIGDNSVMAAQTGISGSTKVGKNCMFGGQVGLGGHITIGDHVTLGAQSGVVSNLKSNQTLLGSPAIEIKTAMRAYVLLKDLPEIRRDVLQLKKAIKTDKKN; this comes from the coding sequence ATGGATTTTAAAGCTACAGACATTGCCTCATTTTTAAACGGAGAAATTGTTGGTGATGGGGATGTTAAAGTATCGAATGTTTCAAAGATAGAAGACGGAAAACCGGGAACACTGGCCTTTCTTGCCAATCCGAAATACGAACATTATATCTACGAAACCCAGGCTTCGGCAGTATTGGTTAATAAAAGTTTTATTCCAAAGGAAGCCATTTCGGCCACATTAATAAAAGTAGATGATGCATACCAGGCATTTGCTTCGTTGCTTGACTTATATGTGCAAGCCAAAGCAAGCATGAAACAGGGCATTGAACAACCTTCGTTTATTGCTCAAAGTGCAACCGTTGGAGAAGATGGATATATTGGAGCATTTGCATACATAGGAAACAATGCAAAAATTGGGAACAATGTAAAAATATACCCTCAGGTGCATGTTGGCGACAATGTAAAAATTGGCGACAATTGTATTCTGTATCCCGGAGCAAAAATTTACGACGATTGTGTTATCGGTAACCGTTGCATCATCCACTCTGGAGCAGTTATTGGTGCCGATGGTTTTGGGTTTGCGCCACAGGAAGATGGCACTTACAAAAAGATCCACCAGATTGGCAATGCAGTTTTGGAAGATGATGTTGAGATTGGCGCAAACACAACTATTGATTGCGGCACAATGGAATCCACCATCATCAGAAAAGGTGTAAAACTCGACAACCTCATACAAGTTGCCCACAACGTAGAAATTGGCGACAATTCAGTTATGGCAGCGCAAACCGGCATTTCCGGTTCTACCAAAGTTGGTAAAAACTGTATGTTTGGCGGCCAGGTTGGACTTGGCGGACACATTACAATCGGTGATCACGTTACATTGGGAGCACAGTCGGGTGTTGTTTCAAATTTAAAAAGCAACCAAACTTTGCTTGGATCACCCGCCATTGAAATAAAAACAGCTATGCGCGCATATGTGCTATTAAAAGACCTCCCCGAAATTCGCAGAGATGTACTCCAGTTGAAAAAAGCGATTAAGACAGACAAAAAAAATTAA
- the sufC gene encoding Fe-S cluster assembly ATPase SufC encodes MLKIKDLYASVEGMEILKGINLEVKPGEVHAIMGPNGSGKSTLANVLAGKEEYEITHGEVIYEGEDLLEKSPEDRAMDGIFLSFQYPVEIPGVPMVNFLKTSVNAHRKHKGLKELTAGEFLKLMREKMDLVDMHTKLTNRSVNEGFSGGEKKKNEIFQMALLEPKLAILDETDSGLDIDALKTVANGVNALKSPERSTIVVTHYQRLLDYIVPDFVHILYHGKIVKTAGKELALQLEEKGYDWIKSENGN; translated from the coding sequence ATGTTAAAAATTAAAGACTTATATGCTTCCGTTGAAGGAATGGAAATCCTGAAGGGAATCAATCTTGAAGTAAAACCCGGCGAAGTTCACGCAATTATGGGACCTAACGGTTCGGGAAAAAGTACACTTGCAAACGTACTTGCCGGAAAAGAAGAATACGAAATCACGCACGGAGAAGTTATTTACGAAGGAGAAGATCTTTTAGAAAAATCTCCTGAAGACCGTGCCATGGACGGAATCTTTTTAAGTTTCCAGTATCCGGTTGAAATTCCCGGCGTACCAATGGTAAATTTCCTGAAAACTTCGGTTAACGCACACCGCAAGCACAAAGGATTAAAAGAACTCACTGCCGGCGAGTTCCTGAAACTAATGCGTGAAAAAATGGATTTGGTTGATATGCACACCAAATTAACCAACCGTTCGGTAAACGAAGGATTCTCAGGTGGTGAGAAAAAGAAAAACGAGATTTTCCAAATGGCATTGCTCGAGCCCAAATTAGCGATTCTTGACGAAACCGACTCTGGGCTTGATATCGATGCATTAAAAACAGTTGCCAACGGCGTAAACGCACTTAAATCGCCCGAAAGGTCGACGATTGTAGTAACGCACTACCAGCGTCTGTTGGATTACATTGTTCCCGATTTCGTTCATATTCTTTACCACGGTAAAATTGTAAAAACTGCCGGAAAAGAACTGGCTTTACAACTGGAAGAAAAAGGGTACGACTGGATTAAATCAGAAAACGGAAATTAA
- a CDS encoding bifunctional UDP-3-O-[3-hydroxymyristoyl] N-acetylglucosamine deacetylase/3-hydroxyacyl-ACP dehydratase — MVVKQKTLKNSFKIEGKGLHTGVNVTMNFLPAPENHGFKFKRVDLENQPVIDADVDLVIDTSRGTLLQKDGARIGTIEHALAALTGMDLDNVLIEVNNEEAPIIDGSSKYFVEAIEKAGIVEQEADRDYFEISEKIEIYDEKSDSHIIALPDNDYSLNVMISFPSAVLNNQYATLESIKDFKKEIAECRTFVFLREIEFLLSHNLIKGGDLNNAIVIIDKEISQEELNRLADLTNHPRVEVKEQGILNNLDLHFDNECARHKLLDVIGDLALCGKRIKGRIIASKPGHGPNTLFAKALKKQWKKEAEAAPKCNPNDAPLMDVNRIRELLPHRYPFLLVDKVVCIQDDEIIGVKNVTVNEPFFQGHFPDEPVMPGVLLVEAMAQCGGLLVLNKQKGHFSTYFIRIDNVKFRKKVVPGDTLIFKLKLTSPIRRGIANMKGITYVGDKIVAEGEFMAQIVKKED; from the coding sequence ATGGTTGTAAAACAAAAGACGTTAAAGAACTCATTTAAGATTGAGGGGAAAGGCTTACACACCGGTGTTAATGTTACAATGAACTTTTTACCGGCACCGGAAAATCACGGATTTAAATTTAAACGTGTTGATTTGGAAAATCAACCGGTGATTGATGCCGATGTTGATCTGGTTATTGACACATCGCGTGGAACGCTGCTTCAGAAAGACGGAGCACGAATTGGTACAATCGAGCATGCCCTGGCAGCGCTTACCGGAATGGATCTCGACAATGTACTGATTGAAGTTAACAACGAAGAAGCTCCGATTATTGACGGAAGCTCAAAATATTTTGTTGAGGCAATTGAAAAAGCAGGAATAGTTGAGCAAGAAGCTGACAGAGACTATTTTGAGATCAGCGAAAAAATTGAAATCTACGACGAAAAATCGGATTCGCATATTATTGCATTGCCAGATAACGATTACAGTCTGAATGTAATGATCTCGTTTCCATCGGCAGTGCTTAACAATCAATATGCCACGCTAGAATCGATTAAAGATTTCAAAAAAGAAATTGCCGAGTGCCGTACATTTGTTTTTCTGCGCGAGATTGAATTTTTGCTCAGCCACAACCTTATTAAAGGTGGCGATTTAAATAATGCAATTGTTATTATCGATAAAGAGATCAGTCAGGAAGAATTGAATCGCCTGGCCGATTTAACCAACCACCCAAGAGTTGAGGTAAAAGAACAAGGTATTTTAAATAACCTGGACCTGCATTTTGATAACGAATGTGCGCGTCACAAACTATTGGATGTTATTGGCGATTTAGCTTTATGTGGCAAGCGTATAAAAGGAAGAATAATTGCATCGAAACCAGGGCACGGTCCAAACACATTGTTTGCCAAAGCCTTGAAAAAACAATGGAAAAAAGAAGCAGAAGCTGCTCCTAAATGTAATCCGAACGATGCACCTTTAATGGACGTTAACCGAATTAGAGAGTTGCTACCACACCGTTACCCGTTTTTACTGGTCGACAAAGTGGTTTGCATCCAGGATGACGAAATAATCGGTGTTAAAAACGTTACAGTAAATGAACCGTTCTTTCAGGGACATTTCCCAGACGAGCCTGTTATGCCAGGAGTTTTGCTGGTTGAAGCAATGGCTCAGTGTGGCGGCTTGCTCGTTTTGAATAAACAAAAAGGACATTTCTCGACGTATTTCATTAGAATAGACAATGTTAAATTCAGAAAGAAAGTTGTTCCGGGCGACACACTGATTTTTAAATTAAAATTAACTTCGCCGATCAGAAGAGGAATTGCCAATATGAAAGGGATTACCTACGTTGGCGATAAAATTGTGGCAGAAGGCGAGTTCATGGCACAAATTGTAAAAAAAGAAGATTAA
- the sufD gene encoding Fe-S cluster assembly protein SufD, producing the protein MSVLVDKADLSLKYTAHYNQVKDELFANSSDILNAQRNKAFQNFVLQGIPTRKNENYKYTNLNPAFLPDFKFIHTKEEKNADLGEVFRCDVPQLNTNLALVFNGWFYKNETEKGDLPEGVILDSLDSISKERPELLEKYATLAKVEEDPMVALNTAFAKDGFFLYVPKDVAVESPIQIINLLQDEKDTFSTQRNFILVEDGAKVQVLLCDHTLNLNQYLSNSVTEIFAGNNAEVEFYTLQNQHNKATNINSVFIDQQRDSRVTSHTASLHGGLIRNNLKFALNGENAEANMFGMSFMDKKQHVDNFTQVIHAAPHCESNQVYKNVLDEKSTGAFSGRIHVVRDAQKTNAFQRNNNLLLTDEATMQTKPQLIIDADDVKCSHGATVGQIDEEALFYLRARGINEDQARLMMMNAFAHEVVKEIKLEPLRDRIDELVDKRLQGEVARCHDCAYQCDC; encoded by the coding sequence ATGAGCGTTTTAGTTGACAAAGCAGATTTATCGCTAAAATATACCGCGCATTACAACCAGGTAAAAGATGAGCTTTTTGCAAATTCATCTGATATTTTGAACGCTCAACGAAATAAGGCGTTTCAGAACTTTGTTTTGCAGGGTATACCAACGCGAAAAAATGAAAATTATAAATACACCAACCTGAATCCGGCATTTTTGCCCGATTTTAAATTCATCCATACTAAAGAGGAAAAGAATGCCGACCTGGGAGAGGTTTTTCGTTGCGATGTTCCGCAACTGAACACTAACCTGGCTTTGGTTTTTAATGGTTGGTTCTACAAAAACGAAACAGAAAAAGGAGACCTCCCGGAAGGTGTTATTCTCGACAGCCTCGACAGTATTTCGAAAGAAAGACCGGAGTTACTGGAGAAATATGCCACCCTTGCAAAGGTTGAAGAAGACCCCATGGTGGCGCTGAATACAGCTTTTGCCAAAGACGGTTTCTTCCTTTATGTTCCGAAAGATGTAGCAGTAGAAAGTCCTATTCAGATTATTAATTTGTTGCAGGACGAAAAAGATACATTCTCAACCCAACGAAATTTTATTTTGGTGGAAGATGGAGCCAAAGTTCAGGTGCTTTTATGCGATCACACGCTGAATTTGAACCAGTATCTGAGCAATTCGGTTACCGAAATTTTTGCCGGCAACAATGCTGAAGTTGAGTTTTACACGTTGCAAAATCAGCACAATAAAGCCACAAATATCAATTCGGTATTTATCGATCAGCAGCGCGACTCGCGAGTTACTTCGCATACAGCGTCGTTACACGGAGGGCTGATTCGTAACAACCTGAAATTTGCGTTGAATGGCGAAAATGCTGAAGCAAATATGTTTGGCATGTCGTTTATGGACAAGAAACAACATGTTGACAATTTCACGCAGGTTATTCATGCAGCACCACATTGCGAGAGCAACCAGGTATATAAAAATGTGCTCGACGAAAAATCAACCGGAGCATTTTCCGGAAGAATACATGTTGTTCGTGATGCACAAAAAACCAATGCTTTCCAACGCAACAATAACTTGCTGCTGACCGACGAGGCAACCATGCAAACAAAACCTCAGTTGATTATTGATGCTGACGATGTAAAATGTAGTCACGGTGCAACAGTTGGCCAGATTGACGAAGAAGCATTGTTTTATTTGCGTGCCCGCGGCATTAATGAAGATCAGGCTCGCCTGATGATGATGAATGCATTTGCCCACGAGGTGGTAAAAGAGATAAAGCTGGAGCCACTGCGCGACCGAATTGACGAGCTGGTTGACAAACGCCTTCAAGGTGAAGTTGCCCGTTGTCACGATTGCGCTTACCAGTGCGATTGCTAA